Proteins from one Capricornis sumatraensis isolate serow.1 chromosome 2, serow.2, whole genome shotgun sequence genomic window:
- the LOC138069280 gene encoding disintegrin and metalloproteinase domain-containing protein 30-like — MRSVRTCLSPGRSLVLAVLLVDSLGKDLLFHPEWSFDSYEITIPKKLSFRGGEQRAARHVSYLLQVKGKNRVPHLWPKRFLLPRNLQVFSFTEQGRLLEDHPYIPNDCNYMGLVEGNPDSEATISTCMGGLQGILKIDANHYQIEPRKASSNFEHVVYLMKKEEEIPNQICGLTDDETVEQMAQHESMARTPDFTDLYTHQMYMEVALVFDNSRYLFSNSNLTQVINDAILLTSIMDSYFQDIRLRIHLFSVEVWTDNDKIRVNFSKIEQVLSQFLVYRTSVLNTRVSVDWVHLYLKRTFSDLLAQSGGHACSRFYAGSVSVFPDVNILAPATWSTHVLGHSVGMPHDEPFCQCKGRYSCIMGTGRYGFSNCSYAHYFAHIYRASNARCLTNLPGLGYVLERCGNKIVEENEECDCGSTEECEEDGCCQADCKLKEGANCSTGRCCHNCQFRPSGYVCRVEENECDLAEYCNGTSAFCPSDTYKQDGTPCKYEAHCFKQSCQSRYMQCQKIFGLDAKDAPHQCYDAVNLLGDQYGNCGISGLREFRKCTKRNSICGRLQCINVETLPHMPDHTILISTHLHEENLMCWGIGYHLAMVPMGLPDLGVINDGTSCGKERVCFNRYCVNSSVLKFDCFPEKCNRRGVCNNNKNCHCLYGWAPPLCEEVGYGGSIDSGPPGPLRKEVSASLQVVILILTRLVFLIISVIVVLYRKIIES, encoded by the coding sequence ATGAGGTCAGTGAGGACCTGCCTCTCCCCAGGCCGGTCGCTAGTCCTGGCGGTGCTCCTGGTTGACTCTCTTGGCAAGGATTTACTTTTTCACCCTGAGTGGAGCTTTGACTCCTATGAAATCACCATTCCCAAGAAGCTGAGCTTCCGTGGAGGGGAGCAGAGAGCGGCCAGGCACGTGTCCTACCTCCTGCAGGTAAAAGGCAAGAACCGTGTCCCTCATCTGTGGCCCAAGAGGTTTCTGTTGCCTCGGAATCTGCAGGTTTTCTCCTTCACAGAACAGGGGAGACTCTTGGAAGATCACCCTTATATACCCAACGACTGCAACTATATGGGCTTGGTTGAAGGAAATCCGGATTCTGAAGCTACCATAAGTACATGCATGGGAGGTCTCCAGGGCATCCTGAAAATTGATGCCAATCATTACCAAATCGAGCCCCGCAAGGCTTCTTCCAATTTTGAGCACGTGGTATATCTcatgaagaaagaggaggaaattcCCAATCAGATCTGTGGCTTAACTGATGATGAAACAGTAGAGCAGATGGCCCAGCATGAGAGCATGGCTAGGACACCAGACTTCACTGACTTATATACACATCAAATGTACATGGAAGTAGCACTGGTCTTTGATAACAGTAGGTATTTATTTTCAAACTCCAATCTTACTCAAGTCATAAATGATGCCATTCTTCTGACTTCTATCATGGACTCTTACTTCCAAGATATCCGTCTAAGAATACATCTATTTAGTGTTGAAGTATGGACAGATAATGACAAAATTAGAGTTAATTTTTCAAAGATAGAgcaagttttaagccagtttttggTATACCGAACAAGTGTACTAAATACTAGGGTTTCAGTAGATTGGGTACACCTATATCTTAAAAGAACTTTTTCAGATTTACTTGCACAGTCCGGGGGACATGCGTGTAGTCGGTTTTATGCTGGATCTGTAAGTGTTTTTCCAGATGTAAATATCCTTGCACCCGCTACTTGGTCCACTCATGTACTGGGACACAGTGTGGGAATGCCACATGATGAACCATTCTGCCAATGTAAGGGAAGGTATAGCTGCATCATGGGTACTGGGCGATATGGGTTTAGTAATTGTAGTTATGCCCATTATTTTGCACACATATATAGAGCTTCAAATGCAAGGTGTCTAACTAATCTCCCAGGCCTAGGCTACGTGCTTGAGAGATGTGGAAACAAAATTGTGGAAGAGAATGAGGAATGTGATTGTGGTTCGACAGAGGAGTGTGAAGAAGATGGGTGTTGTCAAGCAGATTGTAAACTCAAAGAAGGAGCCAACTGTAGCACTGGACGTTGTTGTCATAACTGTCAGTTTCGTCCGTCTGGATACGTGTGTCGGGTGGAAGAAAATGAATGTGACCTTGCGGAGTACTGCAATGGGACCTCAGCTTTCTGTCCTAGTGATACTTATAAGCAGGATGGAACCCCTTGCAAGTACGAAGCCCATTGTTTCAAACAGAGTTGTCAATCCAGGTATATGCAGTGCCAAAAAATTTTTGGACTTGATGCCAAGGATGCTCCTCATCAGTGCTATGATGCAGTTAATTTATTAGGTGACCAATATGGGAACTGTGGGATTTCAGGGCTTCGTGAATTTAGAAAGTGTACCAAGCGAAATTCAAtatgtggcaggctacagtgcataaaTGTCGAAACCCTCCCTCATATGCCAGATCACACTATCCTAATATCCACTCACCTGCATGAAGAAAATCTCATGTGCTGGGGCATTGGCTATCATCTAGCCATGGTACCTATGGGGTTACCTGACCTGGGCGTGATAAATGATGGTACCTCCTGTGGCAAGGAGCGGGTGTGTTTTAATAGATACTGTGTGAATAGCTCCGTCCTGAAATTTGACTGTTTTCCTGAGAAGTGCAACCGCCGAGGAGTttgcaacaataacaaaaactgcCACTGCCTGTATGGTTGGGCCCCTCCGCTGTGTGAGGAGGTAGGATATGGAGGAAGCATCGACAGTGGGCCTCCAGGACCACTAAGGAAGGAGGTGTCTGCCTCACTTCAGGTTGTGATTCTTATATTAACACGCCTTGTTTTCTTAATTATCTCAGTGATTGTTGTGCTTTACAGGAAAATCATAGAAAGCTGa